In Deltaproteobacteria bacterium, a genomic segment contains:
- a CDS encoding RNA polymerase sigma factor: MKPQLVHSARDAFEPELSAVEVAVSAAPSLSSLYATHLPFVRRAVAHLAGPDLEHDDLVQDVFVQAVKSHHTFESRSSVQTWLYGIALRVVGNARRRAKFRRLLGLQAKQEPQAPSTDASQLLDRAQTRASVHRILERLPEKKRTVLVLHELEGVPGEEIAEILQCPVGTVWTRLHHARRQFQLELEKEAGRSP, translated from the coding sequence GTGAAGCCCCAACTGGTTCATTCGGCGCGCGACGCCTTCGAGCCGGAGCTGTCCGCGGTGGAGGTGGCCGTGTCGGCAGCGCCGAGCTTGTCGAGCTTGTACGCCACGCACCTGCCGTTCGTGCGGCGCGCGGTGGCGCACCTCGCCGGGCCCGACCTCGAGCACGACGACCTCGTTCAGGACGTGTTCGTGCAAGCGGTGAAGAGCCACCACACCTTCGAGTCGCGTTCGAGCGTGCAGACCTGGCTCTACGGCATCGCCCTGCGCGTCGTCGGCAATGCGCGGCGGCGCGCGAAGTTTCGCCGGCTGCTCGGCTTGCAGGCCAAGCAGGAGCCCCAAGCGCCATCGACCGACGCGAGCCAGCTTCTGGATCGCGCGCAGACGCGCGCGTCGGTGCATCGAATCCTCGAACGGCTGCCGGAGAAGAAGCGCACCGTGCTCGTGCTGCATGAGCTCGAGGGCGTGCCCGGCGAAGAGATCGCGGAGATCTTGCAGTGTCCCGTGGGCACGGTCTGGACGCGGCTGCACCACGCGCGAAGGCAGTTTCAGCTCGAGCTCGAGAAGGAAGCCGGGAGGTCGCCATGA
- the ribE gene encoding 6,7-dimethyl-8-ribityllumazine synthase produces MPRFIEGKLTAEGLRFAIVISRWNSFITEELLSGAIDALIRHGVDDADIDVVRVAGSFEIGPAARTLLEKSAGRYDGLIALGAVIRGGTPHFDYIAGEVVKAVASLAMESSVAVSFGVLTTDSIEQAIERAGTKAGNKGAEAAMACVEQANVLRAIAGAKGKKK; encoded by the coding sequence ATGCCCCGCTTCATCGAAGGAAAGCTCACCGCCGAGGGTCTGCGGTTCGCCATCGTCATCTCGCGGTGGAACAGCTTCATCACCGAGGAGCTGCTCTCGGGCGCCATCGACGCGCTCATCCGCCACGGCGTTGACGATGCCGACATCGACGTCGTCCGCGTGGCCGGCTCGTTCGAGATTGGCCCCGCGGCGCGCACGCTGCTCGAGAAGAGCGCCGGCCGCTACGACGGCCTCATCGCCCTCGGCGCCGTGATCCGCGGGGGCACGCCGCACTTCGACTACATCGCCGGCGAGGTGGTGAAGGCTGTGGCCAGCCTGGCCATGGAGTCGAGCGTGGCCGTGTCGTTCGGCGTGTTGACCACGGACTCCATCGAGCAGGCCATCGAGCGCGCGGGCACCAAGGCGGGCAACAAGGGCGCCGAGGCCGCCATGGCGTGCGTGGAGCAGGCCAATGTGCTGCGCGCCATCGCCGGTGCGAAGGGAAAGAAGAAGTGA
- the nusB gene encoding transcription antitermination factor NusB — MTSARHTARERALQALYQVDLANAEPGAALQAAFAADEAKLDLPNQQFARALVDGVLAHLAELDALIQKHSTHWRVERMPKIDRNVLRLATYELKFDPETPGKVVLNEAVELGKAFGSEESSSFINAILDKVAQELNRK, encoded by the coding sequence GTGACGTCGGCCCGGCACACCGCTCGCGAGCGCGCGCTGCAGGCGCTCTATCAAGTCGATCTCGCCAACGCCGAGCCCGGCGCTGCGCTGCAGGCCGCGTTCGCCGCCGATGAGGCGAAGCTCGATCTGCCCAACCAGCAGTTCGCGCGCGCGCTCGTGGACGGCGTTCTCGCGCACCTCGCGGAGCTCGACGCGCTGATTCAGAAGCACTCCACGCACTGGCGCGTGGAGCGCATGCCCAAGATCGATCGCAACGTGCTGCGGCTCGCGACCTACGAGCTCAAGTTCGATCCCGAGACGCCGGGCAAGGTGGTGCTCAACGAGGCCGTGGAGCTCGGCAAGGCCTTTGGCTCGGAAGAGTCGAGCAGCTTCATCAACGCCATCCTGGACAAGGTTGCCCAGGAGCTGAACCGGAAGTAG
- a CDS encoding response regulator has product MKVLVVDDSKAARELLCATLEELPDTEVTEAVSGFDALKVLPRHQFDLIITDINMPDINGLELINFVKKNPSYRDVPLFILSSENKEQDKQRGLALGAAEYLTKPFEPPHLLELVKRHLGLGDQQAV; this is encoded by the coding sequence ATCAAGGTCCTGGTGGTGGACGACTCGAAGGCGGCGCGCGAGCTCTTGTGCGCCACGCTCGAGGAATTGCCCGACACCGAGGTCACGGAGGCGGTGAGCGGCTTTGACGCCCTCAAGGTCCTCCCGCGCCACCAGTTCGACCTCATCATCACCGACATCAACATGCCCGACATCAACGGGCTCGAGCTCATCAACTTCGTCAAGAAGAACCCCAGCTACCGCGACGTGCCGCTCTTCATCCTCTCCAGCGAGAACAAGGAGCAGGACAAGCAGCGGGGCCTGGCCCTCGGCGCCGCCGAGTACCTCACCAAGCCCTTCGAGCCGCCGCACCTTCTGGAGCTGGTGAAGCGTCACCTGGGACTCGGCGATCAGCAGGCGGTGTAG